One Oceanicoccus sagamiensis genomic region harbors:
- a CDS encoding DUF416 family protein: MKKRSNSEVVAAEWRKIAFATAMVSRMTGNYRLFCELTEAGDSAAFVNIVNLVWEFAAGQNQRIDFQKQQEKLELITPDPAAFDMYGVWPALDAAVALAALLSACERWDESELDAIVTLSMSTIDNYLQAVEATEGEAHPLVLAEQACIEQLNAVIAQGGNLSRPQLIGALKAAVKDFEVTNIGLEA, encoded by the coding sequence GTGAAGAAGCGATCAAATAGTGAAGTGGTTGCGGCTGAGTGGCGCAAAATTGCCTTTGCCACCGCCATGGTGAGCCGGATGACGGGTAACTATCGTTTGTTTTGCGAGTTAACTGAAGCTGGTGATAGTGCGGCCTTTGTTAATATAGTCAATCTTGTCTGGGAGTTTGCAGCCGGGCAAAACCAACGCATTGACTTCCAGAAGCAGCAGGAAAAGCTGGAGTTAATTACCCCGGACCCGGCAGCCTTTGATATGTATGGAGTTTGGCCGGCACTGGATGCGGCGGTGGCCTTGGCGGCTTTGCTCAGTGCCTGCGAGCGCTGGGACGAGTCTGAGCTGGATGCCATAGTGACTCTATCGATGTCTACCATTGACAATTATCTACAGGCTGTCGAGGCCACGGAAGGGGAGGCACACCCTCTGGTATTGGCTGAGCAGGCTTGCATTGAGCAGCTAAATGCCGTGATTGCGCAGGGGGGGAATCTCAGCCGGCCCCAGCTTATTGGTGCGTTAAAAGCAGCCGTTAAGGATTTTGAGGTGACTAATATCGGTTTGGAAGCATAA
- a CDS encoding tetratricopeptide repeat-containing response regulator, with translation MAITKIDVIKIYRQKTALVIDDFPDMRGSIRRMLDNFGVISCDTASNGEEAILKCEEKPYDIILADYNLGDNKNGQQILEELRFKNLLKNTTIYMMITAETTKDMVFGALEYQPDDYLTKPFTQGVLGKRLDRMVLEKESLYEINNAMDLLDYDRAIELCQQRIDMHDKYEQRCLRIMSSCFYKKHKFSQAKKVYEDILEERELEWAQIGLGKSLMALNDLDQAEELFTKLADDGCLCLEIYDCLADIKTRQGDIEEAQRILERAIDVSPNAIMRQEKLAELSEDNHDWERAEKSRKKVIRLGNNSVYETPEHHFKLARCMNSEISDNPEAAKGKVKEVEEVMRSVKRKYKDHENVDLQADIIQANVYASAGHEDKSQEKMATIKDKMAAASNKSAQLMLDMAQTYKTVGDHDKAKEILKDLAEKHEDNPDISEAIDRLSDEPLSKLGKQKAVQLNQEGKELFASKEYSKAIQLFSQALKHYPNNIGLNLNLMLALVREMSAKGATAAQVQHCSSAKEKLAHIGEDNPMYERYKVLCDHLVKLKKSL, from the coding sequence ATGGCTATAACAAAAATTGATGTTATCAAAATTTACCGACAAAAGACCGCTCTGGTTATTGATGACTTCCCGGATATGCGCGGCTCCATTCGCCGTATGCTGGATAACTTTGGGGTGATTTCCTGTGATACTGCCTCCAACGGTGAGGAAGCTATTCTTAAGTGTGAAGAAAAGCCCTATGACATTATCCTCGCTGATTATAATCTAGGAGATAACAAGAACGGCCAACAGATTCTCGAAGAGCTGCGCTTTAAGAACCTGCTAAAAAACACCACCATCTATATGATGATTACCGCCGAGACCACCAAAGATATGGTCTTTGGCGCACTGGAATACCAACCTGATGACTACCTTACCAAGCCCTTTACCCAGGGTGTATTAGGCAAACGCCTCGATAGAATGGTGCTGGAAAAAGAGTCTCTCTACGAAATCAATAATGCGATGGACCTGCTCGACTACGACCGGGCGATAGAGCTGTGTCAGCAGCGTATTGATATGCACGACAAATACGAGCAGCGCTGCCTGCGGATTATGAGTAGCTGCTTTTATAAAAAGCATAAGTTCTCACAGGCCAAAAAAGTCTACGAAGATATTCTGGAAGAGCGGGAATTGGAATGGGCGCAAATAGGCCTGGGGAAATCCCTAATGGCGCTTAACGACCTTGATCAAGCTGAAGAGCTATTTACCAAACTGGCAGACGACGGCTGCTTATGCCTTGAAATCTATGACTGTCTGGCAGATATCAAAACCCGCCAGGGTGATATTGAAGAAGCCCAACGCATTCTGGAGCGCGCCATTGATGTCTCCCCAAATGCCATTATGCGACAGGAAAAACTGGCCGAACTCAGTGAAGACAACCACGACTGGGAGCGCGCCGAAAAGTCACGTAAAAAAGTAATTCGTCTGGGTAATAACTCAGTCTACGAGACCCCCGAACACCACTTTAAATTAGCACGCTGTATGAATTCAGAAATCAGCGACAACCCCGAAGCTGCCAAAGGCAAGGTGAAGGAAGTCGAAGAAGTCATGCGCAGTGTTAAGCGCAAATACAAAGACCATGAAAATGTCGACTTACAGGCCGATATTATTCAAGCCAATGTCTATGCCAGTGCCGGTCACGAAGACAAGTCACAAGAAAAAATGGCCACCATCAAAGATAAAATGGCTGCGGCCAGTAATAAGTCTGCCCAACTGATGCTTGATATGGCGCAAACCTATAAAACCGTAGGGGACCATGATAAAGCCAAAGAAATACTGAAAGATCTGGCCGAAAAACATGAAGACAACCCGGATATTTCAGAAGCGATTGACCGACTGTCTGACGAGCCACTCAGTAAACTGGGTAAACAAAAAGCCGTACAGCTTAATCAGGAAGGTAAAGAGTTATTTGCCAGCAAAGAATACTCGAAGGCGATTCAACTCTTTAGTCAGGCCCTAAAACACTACCCCAATAATATTGGCCTTAACCTCAACCTGATGCTGGCACTGGTGCGCGAAATGTCCGCCAAAGGTGCCACCGCAGCACAGGTACAACACTGTAGCTCGGCCAAAGAAAAACTGGCACATATTGGCGAAGACAATCCGATGTATGAGCGCTATAAAGTGCTATGCGATCATTTAGTCAAACTCAAAAAATCCCTGTAG